Proteins from a genomic interval of Pristis pectinata isolate sPriPec2 chromosome 21, sPriPec2.1.pri, whole genome shotgun sequence:
- the vkorc1l1 gene encoding vitamin K epoxide reductase complex subunit 1-like protein 1 has product MSAPILKVATPKWEKVARGSVCLLGVLLSVYAYHVESARGSDPGYVAMCDFSEQMSCTKVFGSRWGRGFGLVGIIFGTESALNQPNSIYGLGFYVLQMLLGMTVSAMAALILMTTSIVSVVGALYLSYILYFVLKDFCVICITTYILNFILFIINYKRLVYLNEAWKQQLQSKQE; this is encoded by the exons atgTCGGCGCCCATCCTGAAAGTGGCGACCCCGAAATGGGAGAAGGTGGCGAGGGGCAGCGTCTGCCTGCTCGGGGTGCTGCTGTCCGTCTACGCCTACCATGTGGAGAGCGCCCGGGGCAGCGACCCCGGCTACGTGGCCATGTGCGACTTCAGCGAGCAGATGAGCTGCACCAAGGTGTTCGGGTCGAG GTGGGGAAGAGGATTTGGACTAGTTGGAATCATTTTTGGAACAGAGAGTGCTTTGAATCAGCCAAACAGTATATATGGGCTTGGTTTCTATGTGCTACAAATGTTGTTGG GTATGACCGTGAGTGCAATGGCTGCTTTAATACTAATGACGACATCTATAGTATCTGTGGTGGGTGCACTGTATCTAAGTTACATCCTGTATTTTGTGCTGAAGGACTTTTGCGTAATTTGCATCACTACATATATCCTGAACTTCATTCTCTTTATTATCAACTATAAACGACTCGTTTACTTGAATGAGGCCTGGAAACAGCAACTCCAATCCAAACAGGAATAA